The Candidatus Methylomirabilis sp. genome includes a region encoding these proteins:
- a CDS encoding Gfo/Idh/MocA family oxidoreductase — METVGIGIIGSRFAAQLHAHALSKLRGSKCEIVAVCSRTRENGEAFARTFNVPHVYTDHRALLERKDVHLVDLVLPTNLHHTMAIDAANAGKHVICEKPLTGYFGEGSIGETVPRQTMLEGALRNADAVLEACRRNRVTLCYAENFVYAPPVARLRRLMQASGGALLDLRAEVSHSGSHATYSRRWATSGGGSLLRNGSHPIGAVIHLKHFEGQLTQGRPIRTKAVLGDIANLTKTEAFRREPRKWMVQDWEDVEDWSAAILTFEDGTKATVLSTDVSLGGVKNLVTAYLSNSVVQVNINPNTSLVVYAPDAKVWGDEYIAEKVETKAGWQFPSPDEDWMRGYSQEMEDFVDAVRERREPLSGALLAHETVEVIYAAYVSAEEGRRVELKR, encoded by the coding sequence ATGGAGACCGTCGGCATCGGGATCATCGGGTCGCGGTTCGCCGCCCAATTGCACGCCCACGCCCTGAGCAAACTGCGGGGGAGCAAGTGCGAGATCGTCGCCGTCTGCTCCAGGACGCGGGAGAACGGGGAGGCCTTCGCCCGCACGTTCAACGTCCCTCATGTGTACACCGACCACCGGGCCCTCCTGGAGCGGAAGGACGTCCACCTGGTGGACCTGGTGCTCCCGACTAACCTCCACCACACGATGGCCATTGATGCGGCCAACGCGGGCAAGCACGTCATCTGCGAGAAGCCGCTCACCGGCTACTTCGGCGAGGGCTCCATCGGCGAGACGGTGCCGCGCCAGACGATGCTCGAGGGCGCCCTCCGGAACGCCGACGCCGTGCTGGAGGCGTGCCGCAGGAACCGCGTGACCCTCTGCTACGCCGAGAACTTCGTCTACGCCCCGCCGGTCGCCAGGCTCCGGCGCCTCATGCAAGCGAGCGGGGGTGCTCTCCTGGACCTCCGGGCGGAGGTGAGCCATTCCGGCTCCCACGCGACCTACTCCCGCCGGTGGGCCACCTCGGGCGGGGGCTCACTGCTTCGGAACGGCTCGCACCCCATCGGGGCGGTGATCCACCTGAAGCACTTCGAGGGGCAGCTCACGCAGGGACGGCCGATCCGGACGAAGGCGGTCCTGGGCGATATCGCGAACCTCACCAAGACCGAAGCGTTCCGGCGGGAGCCGCGCAAGTGGATGGTTCAGGACTGGGAGGACGTGGAGGACTGGTCCGCCGCGATCCTCACCTTCGAGGACGGGACCAAGGCGACGGTCCTGTCCACCGACGTGAGCCTGGGCGGCGTGAAGAACCTCGTGACCGCCTACCTGTCGAACAGCGTGGTCCAGGTGAACATCAATCCCAACACGAGCCTGGTGGTCTACGCCCCGGACGCAAAGGTCTGGGGCGACGAGTACATCGCCGAGAAGGTGGAGACCAAGGCCGGGTGGCAGTTCCCGAGCCCGGACGAGGACTGGATGCGCGGCTATTCACAGGAGATGGAGGACTTCGTGGACGCCGTCCGGGAGCGCCGCGAGCCCCTCTCCGGCGCCCTGCTCGCCCACGAGACGGTGGAGGTGATCTACGCCGCCTACGTCTCGGCCGAGGAGGGGCGGCGGGTGGAGCTGAAGCGCTAG
- the leuC gene encoding 3-isopropylmalate dehydratase large subunit translates to MMAETLLDKVWRAHTVRTLPSGQTQLLIGLHLVHEVTSPQAFQMLREASLKVRSPDRTFATIDHIVPTASQRRPFGDVLAEEMTVHLVRNCKAFGIPLFDLDSGRQGIVHVIGPELGLTQPGMTIACGDSHTSTHGALGALAFGVGTSQVRDVLATQCLALSKPKARQIRVEGRLARGVYAKDVILAIIQRLGVKGGVGYAYEYAGSVVEAMSMEERLTVCNMSVEAGARVGYVNPDATTFAYVKGRPFAPQGPAMDRAVAWWRSMATDPGAPFDDVVRLDGGEIPPVVTWGINPGQSVGVNERIPDPAAAPEADRAAWAEALAFMDFTPGRPIAGTPINVAFIGSCTNARLSDLRAAAEVARGRKVAEGVRALVVPGSQAVAAAAEAEGLHDIFLGAGFEWRKAGCSLCLGMNEDKLKGREICASSSNRNFKGRQGSPTGRTLLMSPAMVAAAAIAGAVTDVRELLR, encoded by the coding sequence ATCATGGCGGAGACCCTCCTCGACAAGGTCTGGCGCGCCCACACGGTTCGGACGCTCCCCTCGGGGCAGACGCAGCTCCTCATCGGCCTGCACCTCGTCCACGAGGTGACGAGCCCGCAGGCCTTCCAGATGCTCCGGGAGGCGAGCCTGAAGGTCCGCTCCCCCGACAGGACCTTCGCCACCATTGACCACATCGTCCCCACCGCCTCCCAGCGCCGCCCCTTCGGGGACGTCCTGGCCGAGGAGATGACCGTCCACCTGGTCCGGAACTGCAAGGCGTTCGGCATCCCCCTCTTCGACCTGGACAGCGGGCGGCAGGGCATCGTCCACGTCATCGGACCCGAGCTGGGCCTGACCCAGCCCGGCATGACGATCGCCTGTGGCGACAGCCACACCTCCACCCACGGGGCGCTCGGCGCGCTCGCCTTCGGCGTCGGAACCAGCCAGGTCCGGGACGTCCTGGCCACCCAGTGCCTGGCGCTCTCCAAGCCGAAGGCCCGGCAGATCCGCGTGGAGGGCCGGCTGGCGCGCGGCGTGTACGCCAAGGACGTGATCCTGGCGATCATCCAGCGGCTGGGGGTCAAGGGGGGCGTGGGCTACGCCTACGAGTACGCCGGGTCGGTGGTCGAGGCGATGTCCATGGAGGAGCGCCTCACCGTCTGCAACATGAGCGTCGAGGCGGGCGCGCGGGTCGGCTACGTGAATCCCGACGCGACGACCTTCGCCTACGTCAAGGGGCGGCCCTTCGCGCCGCAGGGCCCGGCCATGGACCGCGCGGTGGCCTGGTGGAGGAGCATGGCGACCGATCCGGGCGCGCCCTTCGATGACGTGGTCCGGTTGGACGGCGGGGAGATCCCGCCCGTGGTCACCTGGGGGATCAACCCGGGCCAGTCGGTCGGGGTGAACGAGCGCATCCCGGATCCGGCCGCGGCCCCCGAGGCGGACCGGGCGGCCTGGGCCGAGGCGCTGGCCTTCATGGACTTCACGCCCGGGCGGCCGATCGCGGGGACGCCCATCAACGTGGCCTTCATCGGCTCCTGCACGAACGCGCGGCTCTCGGACCTGCGGGCGGCGGCCGAGGTCGCCCGCGGGCGGAAGGTGGCCGAGGGGGTCCGCGCCCTGGTGGTCCCGGGGTCGCAGGCGGTGGCGGCCGCGGCCGAGGCCGAGGGACTCCACGACATCTTCCTGGGGGCCGGGTTCGAGTGGCGCAAGGCCGGCTGCTCCCTGTGCCTGGGGATGAACGAGGATAAGCTCAAGGGCCGGGAAATCTGCGCCTCCTCCAGCAACCGGAACTTCAAGGGGCGCCAGGGGAGCCCCACCGGGCGAACGCTCCTCATGAGCCCGGCCATGGTGGCGGCGGCGGCCATCGCAGGCGCGGTCACCGACGTGCGGGAGCTG